A stretch of Oryza brachyantha chromosome 4, ObraRS2, whole genome shotgun sequence DNA encodes these proteins:
- the LOC102721924 gene encoding beta-fructofuranosidase, insoluble isoenzyme 6: protein MALVGLPLAVFAIVVNFYLVFSSSSPPVCPANARHGDRTSFHFQPAKNWQNDPNGPVYYNGMYHLFYQYNPHGALWDVGNLSWGHSVSGDLVNWAALDNALDPTAPFDANGCASGSVTILPDGLPVIMYSGIDGHRRQVQNLAFPKNPHDLLLREWTKPGYNPVIPVPADVSPDNFRDPTTAWLGRDGLWRFAISAVANGVGATLVYRSGDFLRWELNAAPLHASRDAVMAECPDLFPVAEHGTGGLDASASGGAGVRHVLKVSMPDTLEDYYMVGRYDDADDTFAVPAEDDQAAGGDDYRRWRRIDHGHLYASKTFFDASKKRRVLWAWVNESDSDADDVAKGWSGLQSFPRAVWLDEGGKQLVQWPVEEIETLRRRRGVLLGADEVEAAGGLREIGGIAASQADVEVVFEIASLALAGAERLDPDRSHDPDALCAEMGAAVHGGAGPFGLLVMASGDLHEHTAVFFRVFRLSHGYTVLMCTDLTRSSTRAGVYKPSHGGFVDIDIEKDKTISLRTLIDHSIVESFAGGGRTCMTARVYPEHAATSRSHLYLFNNATDSVKVSKLEAWELATASVNVGDDGLISSGGAICGAQTYL, encoded by the exons ATGGCGTTGGTCGGATTACCTCTTGCCGTATTTGCCATCGTCGTCAATTTTTACCTTgttttctcctcttcttctccgccgGTTTGCCCGGCAAACGCACGTCACGGTGACCGAACGTCGTTCCACTTCCAGCCCGCCAAGAACTGGCAGAACG ACCCGAACG GTCCCGTGTACTACAATGGCATGTACCATCTCTTCTACCAGTACAACCCGCACGGCGCGCTCTGGGACGTCGGCAACCTCTCCTGGGGACACTCCGTCTCCGGCGACCTCGTGAACTGGGCCGCCCTCGACAACGCGCTCGACCCCACCGCGCCGTTCGACGCCAACGGCTGCGCGTCGGGGTCAGTCACCATCCTCCCCGACGGCCTGCCCGTCATCATGTACTCCGGCATCGACGGCCACCGCCGGCAAGTCCAGAACCTCGCTTTCCCCAAGAACCCTCACGACCTGCTCCTCCGCGAGTGGACCAAGCCCGGCTACAACCCGGTCATCCCGGTCCCCGCCGACGTCTCACCGGACAATTTCCGGGACCCCACCACCGCGTGGCTCGGCCGCGACGGCCTGTGGCGGTTCGCCATCTCCGCCGTGGCGAACGGCGTGGGCGCCACGCTGGTGTACCGGAGCGGCGACTTCCTGCGGTGGGAGCTGAACGCGGCGCCGCTGCACGCCTCGCGGGACGCGGTCATGGCCGAGTGCCCCGACCTGTTCCCCGTCGCGGAGCACGGCACGGGCGGGCTCGACGCGTCGGCGAGCGGAGGCGCCGGCGTGAGGCACGTCCTCAAGGTGAGCATGCCAGACACGCTCGAGGACTACTACATGGTCGGGCGGTACGACGACGCGGACGACACCTTCGCCGTGCCGGCGGAGGACGAccaggccgccggcggcgacgactaccggcggtggcggcggatcGACCACGGGCACCTGTACGCGTCCAAGACGTTCTTCGACGCGAGCAAGAAGCGGCGCGTGCTGTGGGCGTGGGTGAACGAGTCCGAcagcgacgccgacgacgtcgCCAAGGGCTGGTCCGGCCTGCAG TCGTTCCCGCGGGCGGTGTGGCTGGACGAGGGCGGGAAGCAGCTGGTGCAGTGGCCAGTGGAGGAGATCGAGACGCTGAGGCGGAGACGCGGCGTGCTgctcggcgccgacgaggtggaggcggccggcgggctACGTGAGATCGGCGGCATCGCGGCCTCGCAGGCCGACGTGGAGGTCGTGTTCGAGATCGCGAGcctcgcgctcgccggcgccgagcgcCTCGACCCCGACCGGTCGCATGACCCCGACGCGTTGTGCGCTGAGATGGGCGCGGCCGTGCACGGCGGAGCCGGCCCGTTCGGGCTACTCGTCATGGCATCCGGCGACCTGCACGAGCACACCGCCGTCTTCTTCCGGGTGTTCAGGCTCTCGCACGGGTACACGGTCCTGATGTGCACGGACCTGACACG GTCCTCGACAAGAGCAGGGGTGTACAAGCCATCTCACGGAGGATTCGTGGACATAGACATCGAGAAGGACAAAACCATATCGCTTCGAACATTG ATCGACCATTCGATCGTGGAGAGTTTTGCTGGTGGGGGGCGGACGTGCATGACGGCTCGAGTGTATCCTGAACACGCAGCAACAAGCAGAAGCCACCTCTACCTGTTCAACAACGCGACGGATTCGGTGAAGGTGTCCAAGCTCGAGGCATGGGAGCTCGCGACGGCGAGTGTCAATGTTGGAGACGACGGCTTGATTTCATCTGGTGGTGCCATTTGTGGTGCCCAGACATATTTGTAG
- the LOC102701350 gene encoding beta-fructofuranosidase, insoluble isoenzyme 5, with product MCPTNGKLHLDNGRTAYHFQPAKFWQNDPNGPLYHNGLYHFFFQYNPHGPLWDTGKLSWGHSVSGDLVNWAFLGTALDPTDPFDVNGCWSGSATVLPGGRPAFLYTGRDADGVQVQNVAFAKNPLDPLLREWEKPSCNPVVAIPADVTNNNFRDPTTAWLGRDGLWRMAVAAEVGGAGSALVYRSADFLRWERNAAPMHSSAAVPVLECPDFFPVVEHGSEGLDASANGAGVKHVLKLSEFDTHQDFYMVGRYADEEDTFSPEESERGDNCRSWRCIDYGQAYAAKSFFDARRQRRVQWLWVNEYDTKVDDVAKGWAGVQAFPRKVWLDSDGKQLLQWPVDEIETLRTKRVGLQGTEVKAGGLHEIAGIATSQADVEVVFEIPNLKEEAESFDPEWLDPHKLCKEKGAAFAHGGVGPFGLIIMASGDLQEQTAVFFRVFRHHGKYKVFMCTDLSRSSTREDVYKDAYGGFVDVDIEKDKSISLRTLIDHSMIESFGGNGRACITTRVYPEHVATSSSHLYVFNNGSGTVNVSKLEAWELATANVNVADADLAALDAIRVADGTCQDAVAV from the exons ATGTGCCCTACGAACGGAAAGCTGCACCTGGATAATGGCAGAACCGCCTACCATTTCCAGCCTGCCAAGTTCTGGCAGAATG ATCCAAATG GGCCTCTGTACCACAACGGCTTGTACCACTTCTTCTTCCAGTACAACCCGCACGGCCCGCTCTGGGACACCGGCAAGCTCTCCTGGGGCCACTCCGTCTCCGGCGACCTCGTGAACTGGGCCTTCCTCGGCACGGCGCTCGACCCCACCGACCCGTTCGACGTCAACGGATGCTGGTCGGGCTCCGCCACCGTCCTCCCCGGCGGCCGCCCCGCCTTCCTCTACACCGGCAGGGACGCCGACGGCGTTCAGGTGCAGAACGTGGCCTTCGCCAAGAACCCGCTCGACCCGCTCCTCCGCGAGTGGGAGAAGCCTAGCTGCAACCCGGTCGTCGCTATCCCCGCCGACGTCACCAACAACAACTTCCGCGACCCCACGACGGCGTGGCTCGGCCGGGACGGCCTGTGGAGgatggccgtcgccgccgaggtcggcggcgcgggctccGCTCTGGTCTACCGGAGCGCCGACTTCCTCCGCTGGGAGCGGAACGCCGCGCCGATGCACTCGTCGGCGGCCGTCCCCGTCCTGGAGTGCCCGGACTTCTTTCCGGTGGTGGAGCACGGCTCCGAGGGTCTCGACGCGTCGGCGAACGGCGCCGGGGTGAAGCACGTGCTCAAGCTCAGCGAGTTCGACACGCATCAGGACTTCTACATGGTGGGGCGGtacgccgacgaggaggacacCTTCTCGCCGGAGGAGAGCGAGCGCGGGGACAACTGCCGGAGCTGGCGCTGCATCGACTACGGGCAGGCGTACGCCGCCAAGTCGTTCTTCGACgcgcgccggcagcggcgggtgCAGTGGCTGTGGGTCAACGAGTACGACACCAAGGTCGACGACGTCGCCAAGGGCTGGGCCGGCGTTCAG GCGTTCCCGAGGAAGGTGTGGCTGGACAGCGACGGGAAGCAGCTGCTGCAGTGGCCCGTCGACGAGATCGAGACGCTGAGGACGAAGCGTGTCGGGCTACAGGGCACGGAGGTGAAGGCCGGTGGCCTGCACGAGATCGCCGGCATCGCGACCTCCCAGGCCGACGTCGAGGTCGTTTTCGAGATCCCAAACCTCAAGGAGGAGGCCGAGAGCTTCGACCCGGAGTGGCTGGATCCCCACAAGCTATGCAAGGAGAAGGGCGCCGCCTTcgcgcacggcggcgtcggcccgTTCGGGCTCATCATCATGGCCTCCGGCGACCTGCAGGAGCAAACCGCCGTCTTCTTCAGAGTGTTCAGGCACCATGGAAAGTACAAAGTTTTCATGTGCACGGACCTCTCAAG GTCATCTACGAGAGAAGATGTGTACAAAGACGCTTACGGAGGATTCGTGGATGTCGACATAGAGAAGGACAAGAGCATATCACTCAGAACACTG ATTGATCACTCGATGATTGAGAGCTTCGGCGGCAATGGACGAGCGTGCATCACGACACGGGTGTACCCTGAACACGTAGCAACAAGCAGCAGTCACCTGTATGTGTTCAACAATGGATCGGGCACTGTGAATGTGTCCAAACTCGAGGCCTGGGAGTTGGCCACGGCGAACGTGAATGTTGCAGATGCTGACTTGGCTGCATTGGACGCAATACGCGTAGCTGATGGAACCTGTCAGGATGCAGTTGCTGTGTAG
- the LOC102701814 gene encoding uncharacterized protein LOC102701814 translates to MATTAKAATAPPTHRASSPAAASPPYPSAARIADSDCFPQYTASLKCLEANQDKSKCQQQFDDYKECKKREREARLERNKSRSLFG, encoded by the exons atggcgacgacggcgaaggcggccACGGCGCCCCCCACCCACCGcgcgtcctcgccggcggcggcgtccccgcCGTACCCCAGCGCCGCCAGGATCGCCGACTCCGACTGCTTCCCCCAGTACACCGCATCCCTCAAGT GTTTGGAAGCCAACCAAGACAAGAGCAAGTGCCAGCAGCAGTTTGACGATTATAAGGAGTGCAAAAAGAGAGAG AGGGAGGCTCGGCTGGAACGAAACAAGAGCCGATCGTTATTCGGCTGA
- the LOC102702090 gene encoding indole-3-acetate O-methyltransferase 1, with amino-acid sequence MAAISTTPKLSGRDVPEFQVFFSDLPSNDFNTLFQLLPPLLAPAAGSLEECLVAGEGSTATTRPYLAAGVPGTFYGRLFPGGSINVFTSTFSLHWLSQVPDEVSDSTSAAYNGGRVFVHRATEATAAAYKRQFQADLARFLQSRARELKRGGAMFLACLGRTSADPADQGGAGLLFGTHFQDPWGDLVREGVVEREKRDSFNIPVYAPSLQEFRDMVRAHGAFAIDRLELVKGGSPLVVDRPDDAAEVGRAMANSCKAVAGVLVDAHIGERRGAVLFERLERRAARHARELVEKVHFFHVVCSLSLAP; translated from the exons ATGGCAGCTATCTCAACAACTCCCAAGCTCAG CGGCCGCGACGTCCCCGAGTTCCAGGTCTTCTTCTCAGACCTCCCCAGCAACGACTTCAACACACTGTTCCAGCTGCTCCCGCCGCTCctcgcgccggcggccggcagccTCGAGGAGTGCCTGGTCGCAGGCGAaggctcgacggcgacgacacggccGTACCTCGCGGCCGGTGTCCCGGGGACGTTCTACGGGCGCCTCTTCCCCGGCGGCTCCATCAACGTGTTCACCTCCACCTTCTCCCTGCACTGGCTCTCGCAGGTGCCGGACGAGGTCAGTGacagcacgtcggcggcgtACAACGGCGGGCGGGTGTTCGTCCACCGCGCCACggaggccaccgccgccgcgtacaAGCGCCAGTTCCAGGCCGACCTCGCCCGCTTCCTGCAGTCGCGGGCGCGTGAGCTgaagcgcggcggcgccatgttCCTCGCCTGCCTCGGCCGGACCTCCGCCGACCCGGCCGACcaaggcggcgccggcctcctcTTCGGCACGCACTTCCAGGACCCGTGGGGCGATCTCGTCCGGGAGGGCGTGGTGGAGAGGGAGAAGCGGGACAGCTTCAATATCCCGGTGTACGCGCCGAGCCTGCAGGAGTTCCGCGACATGGTGCGCGCGCACGGCGCGTTCGCGATCGACAGGCTCGAGCTGGTGAAGGGAGGGAGTCCGCTGGTCGTGGACCGGCCagacgacgcggcggaggtCGGCCGCGCCATGGCGAACAGCTGCAAGGCCGTGGCCGGGGTGCTCGTGGACGCGCACATCGGcgagcgccgcggcgcggtGCTGTTCGAGCGGCTggagcggcgcgcggcgaggcacGCGAGGGAGCTCGTGGAGAAGGTGCACTTCTTCCACGTGGTTTGCTCGCTCTCCTTGGCGCCGTAA
- the LOC102702370 gene encoding cell division protein FtsZ homolog 1, chloroplastic: MASASPSSSASALIRLPGPTHLGSAPPRGCPRRRRPRHASVRCSFAPVETARIKVVGVGGGGNNAVNRMIGSGLQGIEFYAINTDSQALLNSQAQYPLQIGEQLTRGLGTGGNPNLGEQAAEESKEAIANALKDSDLVFITAGMGGGTGSGAAPVVAQISKEAGYLTVGVVTYPFSFEGRKRSLQALEALEKLERSVDTLIVIPNDRLLDVVDDNTPLQDAFLLADDVLRQGVQGISDIITIPGLVNVDFADVKAVMKNSGTAMLGVGVSSSKNRAQEAAEQATLAPLIGSSIEAATGVVYNITGGKDITLQEVNKVSQIVTSLADPSANIIFGAVVDDRYTGEIHVTIIATGFPQSFQKSLLADPKGARIMEAKEKAANLAHKAVAAATAQPIPAVTWSRRLFS; this comes from the exons atggcgtcggcgtcgccctCCTCGTCGGCTTCCGCGCTCATCCGCCTCCCTGGCCCGACCCATCTGGGCAGCGCCCCACCCCGCGGGTGCCCTCGCAGGCGGCGGCCCCGGCACGCGTCCGTGCGGTGTTCGTTCGCGCCGGTGGAGACGGCGAGGATAAAGGTCgtgggcgtcggcggcggcgggaacaACGCCGTCAACCGCATGATCGGCAGCGGCCTCCAG GGCATTGAGTTTTATGCTATAAACACGGATTCCCAGGCACTTTTGAATTCACAGGCGCAGTATCCGCTACAAATCGGGGAGCAGTTAACCCGTGGACTag GTACTGGGGGAAATCCTAATTTGGGAGAGCAAGCTGCTGAGGAATCAAAAGAAGCCATAGCCAACGCCCTGAAGGATTCAGATCTTGTTTTTATAACAGCCGGAATGGGAGGGGGCACTGGATCTGGTGCTGCTCCAGTTGTTGCCCAGATATCCAAGGAAGCTGGTTATCTTACTGTTGGAGTTGTCACCTATCCATTCAGTTTTGAAGGGCGCAAACGCTCTCTTCAG GCGCTGGAAGCATTGGAGAAGCTGGAAAGGAGTGTAGATACACTGATTGTAATTCCAAATGATCGATTGTTGGATGTTGTTGATGATAATACACCTTTGCAAGATGCATTTCTTCTTGCAGATGATGTCCTTCGTCAGGGTGTGCAAGGAATATCAGATATTATCACT ATACCTGGACTTGTCAATGTTGATTTTGCTGATGTGAAAGCTGTCATGAAAAACTCTGGAACTGCAATGCTTGGTGTTGGTGTTTCTTCCAGCAAAAATCGGGCACAAGAAGCTGCAGAGCAGGCAACACTTGCACCTTTAATTGGATCGTCTATTGAGGCAGCTACTGGTGTTGTGTATAATATCACTGGTGGAAAGGACATAACTTTGCAGGAAGTGAACAAAGTCTCTCAG ATTGTGACAAGCTTGGCTGATCCTTCCGCAAATATAATTTTCGGGGCTGTTGTTGATGATCGGTACACTGGCGAGATTCATGTGACCATCATTGCCACAGGGTTTCCACAATCCTTTCAGAAGTCCCTTTTGGCCGATCCGAAGGGTGCAAGAATAATGGAGGCCAAAGAAAAAGCAGCGAACCTCGCCCATAAAGCAGTGGCTGCGGCGACGGCACAACCTATCCCCGCCGTCACTTGGTCTAGGAGGCTATTTTCCTGA
- the LOC102702652 gene encoding LOW QUALITY PROTEIN: uncharacterized protein LOC102702652 (The sequence of the model RefSeq protein was modified relative to this genomic sequence to represent the inferred CDS: deleted 3 bases in 2 codons) — MVSDQEIASCVESLLRSSGGAAGEPRSPPCCQAEAKLGVELAHKATFIREQMDLFFGPHLQPPHPKAQAAAAPPPAGGAPAPAPAMMQLQVQAPLQVQAPLQQMQQQQLAVLQPQLIFQAMPQLPAGVPGGPTAAVSPPPPVPAMAFYPPPPLAFRVTSGLGGVASGGTVSFQQPPPGTGGTASPTAAVQPGGDNKESASKRKRGGPGGLNKVCAISPELQTIVGETVMSRTQIVKQLWQYIRQNNLQDPDDKRKIICNDELRVVFGTDTTDMFKMNKLLAKHITPLDPKDQIRDVKKFKPSNVATQPMPPINQPSVVISDALAKFIGTEGAVPQDDALRYLWDYIKANQLEDVITGSILCDSKLQELFGCESIPSSGLSELLAHHFIKET; from the exons ATGGTGTCCGACCAGGAGATCGCCAGCTGCGTCGAGTCGCTCCTCCGCTCGTCGGGGGGAGCTGCCGGGGAg cctcgctcgccgccgtgctgc CAGGCGGAGGCCAAGCTCGGGGTCGAGCTCGCCCACAAGGCGACCTTCATTCGCGAGCAGATGGACCTCTTCTTCGGCCCACACCTCCAGCCGCCGCACCCCAAGGCTCAggccgctgctgctcctcccccggccggcggcgctcccgctcccgcgccTGCCATGATGCAGTTGCAGGTGCAGGCCCCTCTCCAGGTGCAGGCGCCgttgcagcagatgcaacagcagcagctcgcGGTGCTCCAGCCCCAGCTCATCTTCCAGGCCATGCCCCAGCTCCCTGCCGGCGTCCCCGGCGGCCCAACTGCCGCGGTCTCCCCGCCACCTCCCGTACCGGCCATGGCGTTCTACCCGCCGCCCCCTCTGGCCTTCCGCGTCACCAGCGGCTTGGGTGGGGTCGCCTCTGGTGGGACCGTCTCCTTCCAGCAGCCACCCCCTGGAACCGGTGGCACCGCTTCCCCCACCGCTGCAGTACAGCCCGGGGGCGACAACAAGGAAAG TGCTTCTAAGCGGAAACGAGGTGGACCTGGTGGTTTAAATAAAGTTTGTGCAATTTCACCTGAACTTCAGACTATTGTTGGTGAAACCGTCATGTCAAGAACTCAG ATTGTCAAGCAGCTTTGGCAATACATCAGGCAGAATAATCTTCAAGATCCTGATGACAAAAGGAAGATAATCTGCAATGATGAACTTCGTGTGGTTTTTGGAACTGACACAACTGACATGTTTAAGATGAATAAATTGTTGGCGAAACACATAACTCCGCTTGACCCAA AGGATCAAATTCGTGATGTAAAGAAATTTAAGCCCTCCAATGTAGCTACTCAGCCTATGCCTCCTATTAATCAACCGTCTGTGGTGATTTCTGATGCGCTAGCCAAGTTCATTGGAACAGAAGGCGCAGTACCTCAAGATGATGCCTTGAGATATCTTTGGGATTACATAAAAGCAAACCAACTTGAG GATGTCATTACTGGATCAATATTATGTGATTCAAAACTTCAAGAGCTGTTTGGCTGTGAGAGCATTCCTAGTTCAGGATTATCAGAGTTGCTTGCTCACCACTTTATAAAGGAAACATAG
- the LOC102702933 gene encoding uncharacterized protein LOC102702933: MLQDIMNAKKIKLRDCHYGVPLCDPSPPAQLLSAAAGMSFHPGLVSTAAHHHQQHGAGGWLSEEYAPKSSSSSSLLAQTCVGSNVAAFYAAEELLGMAQFDCAGLGTTTTLAAMPTAIKAPFRSSESELLPVDPLLLRGDHQSVSTYYVRPQKRGAGERAPLPPPPPSQQQQDRLHGLFAGAPTTRLLSGEPKIHSFSPQVAAKPILPVMDAPISLQSQMENQLSRSCIGATPPVTPTGNLAGSAAAPSKTRIRWTQDLHERFVDCVNQLGGADKATPKGILKLMNSDGLTIYHIKSHLQKYRIAKYMPATSEGKQQEKRATGNDMQNLDPKTGMQITEALRVQLDVQRRLHEQLEIQRSLQLRIEEQGKRLQKMFEDQLRASRGVMEPQELDVVAFADGDGHDDAFDDDVQLLAVAAGSDYDDAGFSSKIS; the protein is encoded by the exons ATGTTGCAAGATATCATGAACGCCAAGAAGATTAAGCTGCGCGACTGCCACTACGGGGTGCCGCTGTGTgacccatcgccgccggcgcagctgctgagcgccgccgcggggatGTCGTTTCACCCGGGGCTCGTGAGCACGGCGGCGCACCACCATCAGCAGCACGGCGCTGGCGGCTGGCTGAGCGAGGAGTACGCGCcgaagtcgtcgtcgtcgtcgtcgcttcTTGCGCAGACCTGCGTCGGCTCCAACGTGGCCGCGTTCTACGCCGCCGAGGAGCTGCTCGGCATGGCGCAGTTTGACTGCGCAGGTCtcgggacgacgacgacgctggcGGCGATGCCGACGGCGATCAAGGCGCCGTTCCGGTCGTCGGAGAGCGAACTGTTGCCCGTCGACCCACTGCTCCTCCGCGGGGACCATCAATCGGTCAGCACGTACTACGTCCGGCCGCAGAAGCGGGGTGCCGGAGAGAGGGCaccattgccgccgccgccgccgtcgcagcaACAGCAGGACAGACTCCACGGGCTCTTCGCCGGCGCTCCCACCACCCGGCTTCTCAGCGGCGAGCCCAAAATCCACTCGTTTTCACCTCAA GTTGCGGCGAAACCGATTCTGCCGGTGATGGATGCGCCGATCAGCCTGCAGAGCCAGATGGAGAATCAGCTGTCCAGGAGCTGCATCGGCGCAACACCTCCGGTAACCCCGACCGGAAACCTCGCCGGATCAGCAGCTGCGCCGAGCAAGACGCGGATCAGGTGGACGCAGGACCTGCACGAGCGGTTCGTCGACTGCGTGAATCAGCTCGGCGGCGCAGACA AGGCAACTCCAAAGGGGATTCTGAAGCTGATGAATTCGGATGGCCTGACGATCTACCACATCAAGAGCCATCTTCAG AAATATCGCATAGCGAAGTACATGCCAGCGACGTCAGAAG GGAAGCAACAGGAGAAAAGAGCCACAGGAAATGACATGCAGAATCTGGACCCCAAAAC TGGAATGCAAATCACAGAAGCACTGCGTGTGCAGCTCGACGTGCAGAGGCGCCTCCATGAGCAGCTCGAG ATTCAGAGAAGTCTGCAGCTGAGAATAGAGGAGCAGGGGAAGAGGCTGCAGAAGATGTTCGAGGACCAGCTGAGGGCGAGCAGGGGCGTGATGGAGCCGCAGGAGCTGgacgtcgtcgccttcgccgacggcgacggccacgaCGATGCGTTCGATGACGACGTGCAGCTGCTGGCCGTCGCTGCTGGCAGCGACTATGACGACGCCGGGTTCTCGTCCAAAATAAGCTAG